In Monodelphis domestica isolate mMonDom1 chromosome 3, mMonDom1.pri, whole genome shotgun sequence, the following proteins share a genomic window:
- the MRPL54 gene encoding 39S ribosomal protein L54, mitochondrial: MATKLVFGVFRRWGGLWGSSQRGPATPCGLSFRGYAKKPVIKGGKGKAVSAEALKDPDVCKDPVLLTTHAMGVNIYKQGPEVPLKADSEYPDWLFEMNLGPPKTLEELDPESHEYWRLLRKQNIWRNNRLHKNKKL, translated from the exons ATGGCCACCAAGCTCGTCTTCGGAGTCTTCCGGAGATGGGGCGGCTTGTGGGGCTCCTCGCAACGGGGTCCTGCCACCCCTTGTGGCCTTTCTTTTCGGGGATACGCTAAGAAGCCGG TCATAAAAGGAGGCAAAGGCAAAGCAGTATCTGCAGAGGCCCTGAAGGACCCAGATGTATGTAAGGACCCAGTCCTGCTTACCACACATGCCATGGGGGTGAACATCTACAAACAGGGGCCTGAAGTGCCCCTGAAGGCTGACTCAGAGTATCCTGATTG GCTCTTCGAGATGAACCTGGGACCACCCAAGACACTAGAGGAGCTGGACCCTGAAAGCCATGAGTACTGGCGGCTTCTTCGGAAACAGAACATATGGAGAAACAACAGGTTGCACAAGAACAAGAAACTGTGA